One genomic region from Parcubacteria group bacterium ADurb.Bin159 encodes:
- the fusA gene encoding Elongation factor G — MREYPLEQIRNIGIIAHIDAGKTTTTERILYYTGKKHKIGEVHEGEAEMDWMVQEKERGVTITSAATTCFWQARKWDKKCQINIIDTPGHIDFTAEVQRSLRVLDGGVLVFDGVAGVEPQSETVFHQAEKFHVPLIAFINKMDRLGADFNKAFNSIKERLSKSAVAIQLPIGSEKDFKGIIDLIEEKSFIYLDEMGKEIKEEPVPDSFKEEVKQWREKIIEAAAGEDDELMKKYLNGETLSPEEIRKGLHKGVAQAKIIPVLCGSSLKNKGVQLLLDAICYYLPSPIEVPPVSGINPETKEIEERKSSDDEPVAGLVFKIATDPFMGRLGYIRLYSGILSSGSYLLNPRTNNKERISRLVRMYANKREPIEKLYSGEIAAIVGIKQATTGDTLCDPEKPIVLESITFPEPVISMAIEPKTKSDQEKLGFSLEKFVEEDPTFKVKTDSETKQVIISGMGEFHLEIIVDRLKREFNVEVNTGAPQVAYKETITKPVEIEGKYIHQSGGRGQYGHCWLKLEPLSRGEGFKYINAIKGGIIPQEFIPAIEKGIKEAMTSGVMAGYPVVDIQATVFDGSYHEVDSSEIAFKIAAGRALREGVLKANPVLLEPIMKIEVLGPEKFMGDIIGDLSSRRAKIQGTGERGEIKFVDAYVPLGEMFGYMTTLRSLTEGRGSYTMEFSHYEEVPSNITQKIIQGENLKKA, encoded by the coding sequence ATGCGTGAATATCCTTTAGAACAAATTAGAAACATTGGCATTATTGCCCATATTGATGCCGGAAAAACAACTACTACCGAGCGTATTTTGTATTACACCGGAAAAAAACATAAAATAGGAGAGGTCCATGAAGGAGAAGCAGAGATGGATTGGATGGTCCAAGAAAAAGAGAGAGGGGTAACTATTACCTCGGCGGCGACTACCTGTTTTTGGCAAGCAAGAAAATGGGATAAAAAATGTCAAATTAATATTATTGACACACCAGGTCATATTGATTTTACTGCTGAAGTCCAAAGATCTCTTCGAGTGTTAGATGGGGGAGTTCTTGTTTTTGACGGTGTGGCTGGAGTTGAACCGCAATCAGAAACAGTTTTTCACCAAGCGGAGAAATTTCATGTTCCTTTAATTGCTTTTATTAATAAGATGGATCGTCTGGGCGCTGACTTTAACAAGGCGTTTAATTCCATTAAAGAAAGATTATCTAAATCAGCTGTAGCTATTCAATTGCCTATAGGTAGTGAAAAAGATTTCAAGGGAATTATTGATCTAATTGAAGAAAAAAGTTTTATTTATTTAGATGAGATGGGAAAAGAAATAAAAGAAGAACCTGTTCCCGATTCTTTTAAAGAAGAAGTAAAACAATGGAGAGAAAAAATAATAGAGGCAGCTGCCGGAGAAGATGACGAACTAATGAAAAAATATTTAAATGGAGAGACCTTGAGTCCTGAGGAAATAAGAAAAGGTTTACATAAAGGGGTGGCGCAAGCAAAAATTATTCCTGTTCTTTGCGGATCGTCATTAAAAAATAAAGGTGTCCAATTATTATTGGACGCCATTTGTTATTATTTGCCTTCACCAATAGAGGTGCCCCCTGTTTCAGGTATTAATCCCGAGACAAAAGAAATAGAAGAACGTAAATCTTCTGACGATGAACCGGTAGCGGGTTTAGTTTTTAAAATAGCCACTGATCCTTTTATGGGGCGTTTGGGTTATATTCGTCTTTACTCAGGTATTCTTTCTTCTGGTTCTTATCTTTTAAACCCGCGAACTAATAATAAAGAAAGAATAAGCCGTTTAGTAAGAATGTATGCTAACAAGAGAGAGCCAATAGAAAAACTTTATAGTGGGGAAATAGCTGCTATAGTGGGGATTAAGCAGGCAACCACCGGTGATACTCTTTGCGATCCAGAAAAGCCAATTGTTTTAGAATCCATTACTTTCCCCGAACCGGTTATTTCTATGGCTATTGAACCAAAAACAAAATCAGACCAAGAAAAATTAGGTTTTTCCTTGGAAAAATTTGTAGAAGAAGATCCAACTTTCAAAGTGAAAACAGATTCAGAGACAAAACAAGTTATTATTTCTGGTATGGGGGAATTCCATTTAGAAATTATTGTTGACCGGTTAAAGAGAGAATTTAATGTTGAGGTTAATACAGGAGCCCCGCAAGTTGCTTACAAAGAAACAATCACTAAGCCAGTTGAAATTGAGGGTAAATATATTCATCAATCAGGAGGTCGTGGTCAATATGGGCATTGTTGGTTAAAATTAGAACCACTTTCTCGGGGAGAAGGATTTAAATATATTAATGCTATAAAAGGTGGCATTATCCCTCAAGAATTTATTCCGGCTATTGAGAAAGGAATTAAGGAGGCAATGACCTCCGGAGTTATGGCAGGCTATCCGGTAGTTGATATTCAAGCCACAGTTTTTGATGGTTCTTATCATGAAGTTGATTCTTCGGAGATTGCTTTTAAAATTGCCGCTGGTAGAGCTTTAAGAGAAGGTGTCTTAAAAGCTAACCCTGTTTTACTCGAGCCAATTATGAAGATAGAAGTTCTTGGACCGGAAAAATTTATGGGCGATATTATTGGAGACCTTAGTTCAAGGCGAGCCAAAATTCAAGGGACAGGCGAGAGGGGAGAGATAAAATTTGTTGATGCTTATGTTCCTTTAGGAGAAATGTTTGGCTATATGACCACTCTTCGTTCTTTAACTGAAGG
- the rpsG gene encoding 30S ribosomal protein S7, whose amino-acid sequence MRGKRVTPRKIKPDLRYQDEKVAKFINYLMCQGKKNAARRIFYDTLDYIGKNSGEDALKIFFKAIDNVGPKVELRSRRIGGGNYQIPFPTDERRRFTLASRWIIEAARDRKGKPMREKLAEEILAASKEQGSAITKRDNVYKMAEANRAFAHLARRAS is encoded by the coding sequence ATGCGTGGAAAAAGAGTAACCCCAAGAAAAATTAAACCGGATTTGCGTTATCAGGACGAAAAAGTAGCTAAATTTATTAACTATTTAATGTGTCAAGGAAAAAAGAATGCTGCTCGTCGTATTTTTTATGATACGCTTGATTATATTGGGAAAAATAGTGGAGAAGATGCGCTTAAAATTTTTTTTAAAGCCATTGATAATGTTGGGCCTAAAGTTGAATTACGTTCGCGGCGCATTGGAGGGGGGAACTATCAAATTCCCTTTCCCACAGACGAAAGAAGACGTTTTACTTTAGCTTCTCGTTGGATTATTGAAGCGGCTCGAGACCGTAAAGGCAAACCAATGAGAGAAAAATTGGCGGAAGAAATATTGGCTGCCTCAAAAGAACAAGGATCGGCTATAACTAAAAGAGACAATGTTTATAAAATGGCTGAAGCAAACCGCGCCTTTGCCCATTTAGCACGAAGAGCCTCCTAA